ACTCCACTACAGGTAAGAGAGCAACAAACATGCACCTGAAAAGACCCTTTGCATACAGGttaaggcaggcagcagcagcaagagacTCCTTACTCCCACCCTCTGGTTTCCAGCAGCTTTTCCCCCTCACTGTAGCTAAGTGGGAAATGCAGGCACTGTGTGACCAAGCCCCAGGACAGCGCACACAAGCTAAGGGGGATGCACAGCCTCAGCTACGCCAGGCAAATGCTCTCAagcccatccccagcccaggcaACAGCAGGGAGGGCACAGAGCACAAGCACAGCCCAaagcccaggctgcagggatgAACCTGTCTCAGTTCCCTGTCACCCCCACCCAGCGCTGACCAAGGGGAGCACCCAGCCCTCGCTGCTGGCAAACATCCTCAATGCTTTACCCACTGTCTTACACTAGCGGGGAAGCATAAAGCCAAGGCATGAGCACATGCTCAGGGctcactgcaaagcaaaacGCATCGTGTCGGTGCTGCAGGAGCGCAAGTCGCTGCCTCAGGGCCACCGGCACCATTTGTGCCCCCTCTTCCCTTAGCCAAGCATCAGCGCAAGCCCCACACCACTTGAGACTCACTTGATTTGCAGTTCTAGATTAAGAGAGTCCTGGAGAACAGGCCACAGGCAAGGACAGAGCCAAGtatgcaggagctggggctgcctccCAAAGAGATAGGTGCAAGCGAGAGTGGGAGCTAAGGAAACCAAGGAGAACAGGAACTGAGGAAACAAGAGGAAAGCACACCCCAAGGCCCCCCAAGCTTCACAGAGAGCCACAGCCCCCCCCTCACTCACCGCCCTTTCCATCTCCACAGCTTTCATCCGCAAGGACGCCCTTCCCCTGGGCACCTTCTCCAAGTACACGTGGCACATCACCAACGTCCTGCAGGTCAAGCAGATCTTCGATACGCCCGAGGTAAGGTGGGGAggcagccccccaggccccGCCACCACCCCCTGACCCAGCCCCTCACCCAGGCGCTCCCATGCTTGCCGGCAGCTGCCGCTGGAGATCACCCGCAGCTTCATCCAGAACCGGGATGGGACCTACGAGCTCTTCAGGTGCCCCAAGGTGGAGGTGGAGAGCATCGCCGAGGCCTACGGGCACATGGAAAAGCAGCCAGCCATCCGGCCCCTGGAGCTCAAGACCTTCCTCAAAGTGGGTGAGTGGGGCAGAGTGGGTGAGTGGGGCAGAGTGGGGCAGgctcagcccccagcccaccACAGGGGACTGACCCCCTGCCAAGGAGCTCCAGGGGCCaggctggttttgggggggcccAGGAGAGCTCACCCCCCTTTCCCAAAGACTCTGCCCCCAGGCTGGAAGATGCCAGAAGCCAGGAGCCAGCCCCTGCGTGCGCTGCAGCACAGGGTGGGGGGCCAGggccagcccctgctcccccacccccagccattCCCAAGTGCTGGGGGGTTCCTCCCTGCCTGGGGGGCCAGGAGCAAGGGGCCCAACAGCTGTGCCCTTGCTAAGGGGTCCCCCCAACAAGTACCCCCCCTTATTCCTACCCTCACCCAGGGGGCCCAGGCATAAGGGTCCCCCCTCAGACCCCCACCCAGGGGGGCCCTGAAGCCCAAAGGGGCTCCCTCACCCAGACTCCCACTCAGGGGGGTAGCCCCAGAGgggcctcccctcagccccctccccagaggagtggggagggagggggtccCACCCCCCAGGCCCTCCCCCCGCCAAGAGAGAGAAGCTCAGCTGTGGCACCCAccatcccacccccaaaaaatctCAAACATCTGAGACAGTTTCTGCCCACTTCTCCAGCCCCCACCCAGGCACAAAAGGCCAAAAACCCACCTTGGCACACACCAGCAGCCTCCATCCTCTTCAGCacctgcaggggaaaaaaactacaCACATAAACCATAACCACTCTGCCACACACctaccaccaaaaaacccacaacaaggCCCCCACTAACCTGCACCAGTGCACCTTCTCCAGGCACCTcaccaacaaaaacaaatccTACCACCCTCTCCAACACACCTACTAACTAACAAAACCCTACAAATTCAAcactcccctccagcccccacccacaacaaaaaacaagacacacaaaaaccccactaaCCTGCACCAGTGCACCTCCAGGCacctgggaaagaaaacacaacactaaCAATTCTACCACCCTCTCCAGGCCccacccaggaaaaaaaagagcacacacacaaaaaccaagGCCTCCAGCCTCTTCCACacctggaggggaaaaaacaaacacaaaaaaattgaacaATCCTCCCCCACCCACAACAGAAACCCCCCCCAACCTTGACCAACACACTTggggaacagaaacaaaaaaaccacaccaaaacccaaaccttccTAGACCCACACctacaaggaaaaaagccacaacaCCAAatacacaggggaaaaaaaaccccacacctgcACCACTGCACCTCCATCCTCTTCAGCACCTTGGCAGCAGAGAACACAAAAGCCACACACCTCCTCCAGGCACCTGGggagcaaaaaaccaaaccacaatgCACCACCAAAGCCCCAAGGGGACCCCAACACAAAGCCGGGGGGGCCACAACCcactctctccctctctccccccagGAAACACCTCCCCCACCCAGAAGGAGCCCACCCCCTTCATCATCGAGTGGATCCCCAACATCCTGCCCCAGGCCCGCATCGGGGAGCTGCGCATCAAGTTCCAGTACGGGCACCACGGCGGCCGCCAGCCCTGCGCCGAGCACCGGCCCCCTGACACCACAGAGCCCACGCTGGACCTCACCCCGCTGCCCACCTTCCCCTGAGCCCCCCAACACCACTTTTGGGGGGGTAcaaccccagcacccacctgcacAGACAGACAGCACACAGCTCCGCTTCAGTGGAAGCACCTGGAAAATAAAGTTGTCCCACACTGGGTGCCCTGAGCCTCCCTGCACAGGGCACAGGAAAGGGGGGCTGCACCCTGAGGCCCCCAGCACCAAactgggggctgcagccagggctggggggcacccagcccccccacacccccaaagGGGCTCCCAGGGGCCTTACCTggctcagcccagctccagcccagctgcagcaccaggACCTaggggagaaaagcaaaaaaaaaaaaaaaaataaagtgagcacccaccccagacccccagcCACAACCAGCTGTACCCCACAGCACtttcccccagcaccccatggtgGGACACAGTGCAGGGCAGCCCCCAAACCTCACCTCACCCATCACTGCATCCTCCCACACGGCCAGGGACACACAGCTGCCAGgctgaaagacagacagacacacacagggctgctgggaggcccagccaggacccccccacagcccccccagggGACAAGGGAGGGgatccccagcagctccccaggatGGGGGACCCACAGGAACCACCCCACTCTGCTCCATGGGGCTGCGCGGGGCCTCGCTCCACCTGCAACAGGACAGAGCACACAGGCAGCGCCAAAAATCCAGCTCCACCCCAAAATatgtccctgctccccactgtCACCcacccctgagccccccagcacccccctgcacaGCCAGCACACCGCTCCGCTTCTCCAGCAGCCAAAGcacctggaaaataaaaatagaataaaaataaaaagcccctGAGGAAGGGCTGCAGCCAACAGCCAGGGTAGGAGCACCCTGCAggtccagccccaggcaggggcacccccacacccacccaGGGGGGTGAGGGCACCCACCCATGCTCTGGGACCCCCACACCAGCTCCAGGCGGGTTcccaggaggcagcagctgccccccagTTGCTCCCCAGTACCTCCAAGCACTTCCCAGTTGCTCCCAGCAGGCACCTAAGGACTACCAGCAGCTCCCAGTTGCTCCAAGGAGGCACCCAGgagccccccagtccctcccagcagGCACCCAAGGGCTaccaggaggcagcagctgcctcccagTTGCTCCCCATCactcccagcccccccccccccccccagcaagcACCAAGTTGCTTCCAGGGGCACCCAAGGGCAACCAGGAGGCAGAAGCTACCTCCCAGTAGCTCCCAGCAGGCTCCCTTTTGCTTCCCTATCACTCCCAAGCCCTCCCAGCAATCACCCAGTTAGCacccagcagctctgggcaggCACCCAGTTGCTCCCCATAAGCACCCAGGCCCACCCAGCAgaccccagcagctccccataGCCCTAAGAAGGCTCCCAGTTGCTCCCCATAGCTCCCAGCAGCACCAAGTAGGCCCCCAGTTGCTCCCAGTAGCTCCAAGAAGGCTCCCAGTAGCCAAAAGCATGCCCCCAGTTCTTCCCAGTGGCTCCCAGTAGCCCCAAGAAGGCCCCCAGTTCTTCCCAGTAGCTCTAAGCAGGCCCCAGTAGCCCCAAGAAGGCTCCCAGTAGCCAAAAGCAGGCCCCCAGCTCTTTCCAGTAACCCCCAGCAGCCCTAAGAAggctcccagcagcccccaTGGGGGTTTAAGAGCCCCCGGGGGTGGGCCGAGCCCCGGCCCCCAatggggcacagctgggtgggGCGGGGcccagcccccccggcaccTGGGGCCATGGCCCTGGTAGCCCAGGTGGCCCCAtcagcacccacccacccacccccgcccccagcacccttccGGGTGGCTTTGCCCCTCGcgtcccccccatgtccccacggcCGGCCCgtggccaaccccccccccccccccccccaaccccgcgGCCCCAcgctggggaccccagcaggAGCCGAAACCCCTGGCACCCCCCGGGCATGGGACGGGGGCGCAGGGTGTGGGATGGGGGTGCAGGATGCAAgatgtgggatgcaggatggGGGTACGGGCTGGAGGATGCAGGGCAGGGATGCGGGATGGAGGATGCAGGACATGGGTGCGGGATGGGGGATGGGGGATGCAGGAGGCAGGTGCGGGATGCAGGATGGGGGATGCAGGACAGGGGTGCGGGGTGGAGGATGCAGGacaggggtgcaggatgggggaTGGAGGATGCAGGacaggggtgcaggatgggggaTGTGGGACAGGGGTGCGGGGTGGAGGATGCAGGacaggggtgcaggatgggggaTGCAGGACAGGGGTGCGGGATGCAGGATGGAGGATGCAGGacaggggtgcaggatgggggaTGTGGGACAGGGGTGCGGGGTGGAGGATGCAGgacaggggtgcagggtgcgggCTGGAGGATGCAGGACAGGGGTCCTGGCCTGTCCGAGGGGCTCGGCACAAGGGGCACAGCACGAGGGGCACAGCACAAGGGGCTTGGCACGAGGGGCACAGCACAAAGGGCTCAGCACGAAGGGATCAGCATGAGGGGCTCGGCACGAGGGCACAGTGggtgccccggccccggtcctCAGGGTGACCGCGGCGTCCCCGAGTGACCGCGGTGCAGGCCGGGCGTCCGCCGGAGCCCTCGGTCGCTGCCCTccgcagctgggcaggggagagaaaatagagcCAAAAAGTTGGTGGGTTGAGAGGATGGGGAGATCGCTCAGCAATCAGCGGCACAGGCAAACCAGACTCGACTCGGGGAGAATaggtttaatttattgccaaatgaagctgagtagggtaatgagaaataaaatcaagtcttaaaatgtcttccttgtgcccctccctTCGTCCCGGGCTCAGCTCCGCTCCCCaatttctctcccctttccccgCCAGCGGCGCAGgggacggggagcgggggctgcggTCAGCTCGTCGCGCGTCGTCTCTGCCGCTGCTTCCTCCGCAGGGCCGGGCTCCTCACCCCGCTCCCCGGCTCCAGCCGGGGTCCCCtccacgggagacagtcctcatGGAATCAGGGAATCGTGGAAtcacggaatgctttgggtgggcagggcccttcagagcccccccagcccagcccctgcagtgccagggacagctttaaccagcccagggtgctcacagccccgtccagcctggcctgggatgttcctaGGTGTCctgctttcggctgggatagagttaattttctccctagtagcaggcacagtgctgtggtttggatttaggggatttaggatgagaataacgctgataacacgctgatggtttagttgttgctcagcactgcttatgccaggcaaggactttccagcttcccatgctctgccaggggcacaagaagctgggagggggcacagccagaatagctgatccaaactgcccaaagggacGTTCCATACCATACCgtcattccataccatatgacgtcatacCCAGTGTAGAAActggggggttggctggggagcagcgatcgctgctcgggagctggctgggcatcggtcggcgggtggtgagcaatcgcattgggcatcacttgctttgcatattgctattattatcatcattattatattgttattattattgctacCACTTCATTTCAGTTACTCAGCTGTTCTTCTTTCAGCCcagcagtgtttctcactgCACCCCCGTTAAACCCCGTGCCCTCCAATACCCCCAGTACCCCctgtgctcccagcacccccccagtACTGCCAGTACCCCCCAGTACTCCCAATAATCCCCAGTACCCCGGTACCCCCCCAGTACCCACCCCCAGTACCCCTAGtaccccccaggaccccctcagtgctcccagtaccccccagtaccccccaggaccccccccagtgctcccagtaccccccCAGTAACCCCCCAATACCGTCAGgacccccccagtgctcccagtaccccccCTGTACCCCCCCAGTACCCTCAGGgcctcccaggacccccccagtgctcccagtaccccccCAGTAACCCCCCAATAccctcaggacccccccagtgctcccagtaccccccCTGTACCCCCCCAGTACCCTCAGGgcctcccaggacccccccagtgctcccagtaccccccagtacccccccaATACCGTCAGgaccccccagtgctcccagtaccccccCGTACCCCCCCAGTACCCTCAGGGCCTCCCAGgaccctcccagtgctcccagtaccccccCAGTAACCCCCCAATAccctcaggacccccccagtgctcccagtaccccccCTGTACCCCCCCAGTACCCTCAGGGCCTCCCAGgaccctcccagtgctcccagtaccccccagtacccccccaATACCGTCAGgaccccccagtgctcccagtaccccccCGTACCCCCCCAGTACCCTCAGGGCCTCCCAGgaccctcccagtgctcccagtaccccccCCAGTAACCCCCCAATAccctcaggacccccccagtgctcccagtaccccccCTGTACCCCCCCAGTACCCTCAGGGCCTCCCAGgaccctcccagtgctcccagtaccccccagtacccccccaATACCGTCAGgaccccccagtgctcccagtaccccccCGTACCCCCCCAGTACCCTCAGGgcctcccaggacccccccagtgctcccagtaccccccCAGTACACCCCCAATACCGTCAGGaccccccagtacccccccaGTACCTCCTCAGTACCCTCAGGACCCCCCGGTACCCCCCCAGTACCTCCCCAGTAccctcaggacccccccagTGTTCCCAGTacccccccagtacccccccaatgccccccatgcccccccccccgcgcccccacTCCTCCCCCGCGGCCTcccgccgccagggggcgccgccgcctcgcccccccgtgccaagatggcggcggccggggctgtGCGCGCGCTGCTGGtgaggggcagcggggacacCGGTtatgggggctgtggggggcacCGGGTGTGGGGGGCACCGGTtatgggggctgtggggggcacCGGGTGTGGGGGGCACCGGTtatgggggctgtggggggcacCGGGTGTCGGGGCACAGGTTatgggggctctggggggcaCCGGGtgtggggggcagcggggacaccGGTTatgggggctctggggggcaCCGGGTGTCGGGGCACAGGTtatgggggctgtggggggcactgggtgtggggggcagcggggacaccGGTTatgggggctctggggggcaCCGGGTGTGGGGGCACCGGttatggggctgtggggggcacTGGGTGTGGGGGCACCGGttatggggctgtggggggcactgggtgtggggggcagcggggacaccggttatggggctgtggggggcactgggtgtggggggcagcggggacaccggttatggggctgtggggggcactgggtgtggggggcagcggggacaccGGTtatgggggctgtggggggcacCGGGtgtggggggcagcggggacaccGGTTATGGGGCTGTGGGGGACGCCAGGtgtgggggcagcgggggctgcaggCCTGGGGGGttctgggctgggggggggtgagggCATGGGAGGCTctgggggcaccgggggtggggggcacaggggaccCCAGCGACACAGGGTAGGGGGGACAAGGGGTATGGGGGGGCACAGGGtatggggggcacagggggcacAGAacatgggggacacggggtttggggggcacagGAGACACGGGGTACAGGGGACACCgggtttggggggcaccagggacATGGGGCATGGGGGACACCGCatttggggggcacaggggacacTGGGGATACAGGGTAGGGGGGACAAGGGGTAGGGGGGACATAAGGGACAGTGGCTATGGGGGGCACAGGGtatggggggcacagggagcacAGAACATGGGGCAtatggggtttggggggcataGAGGACATGGGCTGGGGGGGATACTGGgtttggggggcacaggggacacggggcacGGGGTATGGAGGACACAGGAGGAACAGAGTATGGGGGACACCAGAtttgggggacacaggggacatggggcatgggggacacggggtttggggggcacagggggcacTGGCTGTGCGGACacggggtttgggggggccctggggccagtggggagaggggaggccAGGtctggggacacggggtggggggcagcgcTCGCAGGGACGCCCCGGGGGGGCTCCAGCAATGGCGGCTCCGCTCGGGGGCCGGTgggcggggggtccctgggcagggggtcctggggcggggggtccctggggacactgggcaTTGGGGTAGTGGGGCCGggccagccccccgccccccggctgctgtggggcacccgctgccccccagccctgtccctccccaggcagggccCCGCATCCGCCCCGGCCCCGATGCTGCTCGCCTGCTCCACACCAGCCCCCCCTGCCTCAAGGTAagccccgggggtgcccccCGTGCCGCCCCCCATGCCGCCGCCCCCCCACGCCGCGTCCCCCCGGCCCTGACGGCACCATCCCCACAGACGCGGGCGGCGCGGGTGCGCGTGGGCAAGGGGGACAAGGCGGTCACCTACGAGAAGGCGCACGCCCCTCACTACATCGCCCACCGCAAGGGCTGGCTCTCCCTGCACACCGGTGGGTCACCCCAcgccccccccgggcacccgtGGGcggtgtggggacagggacgtgTGGGGCGTGGGGGCAGCTTGTGGGGACGGGGATGCATGGGGCACGCGGGTGCTatggggaggggacacagggtgctgtggggaagGGACacggtggggacagggacgtggGGGGTGCACGGGCAtcgtggggacagggacatggggtgcgtgggtgctgtggggacagggacatggggtgcATGGGTGCTATGGGGAGGGGACgcggtggggacagggatgtgtAGGGTGCACAGGCATCGTGGGGACAGGCGCATGAGGCACGTGGGGAGGGGACgcagtggggacagggacatgtgGGGTGCACGGGCATcgtggggacagggacgtggGGTGCGTGGATGCTGCGGGGAGGGGACgcagtggggacagggatgtgtAGGGTGCACAGGCATTGGGACGGGGCACACGGGcaccatggggacagggacgtggGGTGCGTGGGCgctgtggggaggggacacagcagggacagggataCGGGGCACACGGGCACGGCCGGGCCAGCGTCACCCGGCGCGACGCAGCTACCGGTGCCGGGTACCGCCGCCGACTTCTCCCCGTGCCCGCAGGGAACCTGGCCGGGGAGGCGGgcgcggcggagcgggcggTGGAAGACGCCTTCCTGCGCCGTTTCCTGCACGGCACCTTCCCTGGCGCGCTGGTGGACGAGGTGGTGCTGAAGCGGCGCGCCAACCTGCTGGTGCTGTGCCTGGTGCTGGCGCGGGGCCTGCCGCCCCCCAAGCTCTACTTCCTGGTGGGCTACGCTGAGAGCCTCCTCACCCACTTCTACAAGTGCCCCGTGCGCCTGGAGCTGCAGACACTGCCCGCCAAGACCGTCTACAAGTACCTCTAGCACCCGCCCCGCGCCCCAATAAAGCGGGGTTGgtgcccaccctgccccacatgTGGGTCTCGGGGGGTTtcggggggtttggggggctcaCGGCACTAGGGGGTCCTGGCCCCATGTGTCCCTGAATGGCTGCGGCCCTGCCGTGCCCCTgtgccccatgtccctgtccccaccgtGCCCTTGTGCCCCACATAGTCCTGTCCCCGCAGGGCCCGTGTCCCTTGcgcgtccctgtccccccccgaTGTCCGTGTGCCCCACGTGGCCCCGTCCCCACAGTGCCCTTGTGCCCCAcacgtccctgtccccacagtgCCCCACGCATCCTTGTCCCCACGCAGCCCCAGCCTTGTGATGCCCATGTGCCCCACGGCGCCCTGGCCCCACAGCGCCCgt
This Pelecanus crispus isolate bPelCri1 chromosome 21, bPelCri1.pri, whole genome shotgun sequence DNA region includes the following protein-coding sequences:
- the MRPS24 gene encoding small ribosomal subunit protein uS3m, with the translated sequence MAAAGAVRALLAGPRIRPGPDAARLLHTSPPCLKTRAARVRVGKGDKAVTYEKAHAPHYIAHRKGWLSLHTGNLAGEAGAAERAVEDAFLRRFLHGTFPGALVDEVVLKRRANLLVLCLVLARGLPPPKLYFLVGYAESLLTHFYKCPVRLELQTLPAKTVYKYL